A stretch of Saccharothrix texasensis DNA encodes these proteins:
- a CDS encoding GNAT family N-acetyltransferase, with protein sequence MTDDTPLRAPAAGAAGPITEEQVRVVPANEASWDDLRDVFGASEPGQCRCQRLKVVGWLWRDTTQEERTAMLREQTGCDTPDARVTSGLVAYVDGEPAGWVAVEPRTAYPKLRTSRIPWKGREEDKDDGTTWAVTCFVVRKGFRGRGLTYLLARAAVGFARDRGARALEAYPMITEPGRDVIWGEMRVGARQVFEEAGFTQVSHPTLRRVVMRFDFER encoded by the coding sequence ATGACCGACGACACCCCACTGCGCGCGCCGGCGGCCGGCGCCGCGGGCCCGATCACCGAGGAGCAGGTCCGGGTCGTCCCCGCCAACGAGGCGTCGTGGGACGACCTGCGGGACGTCTTCGGCGCCTCCGAACCCGGTCAGTGCCGGTGCCAGCGGTTGAAGGTCGTCGGCTGGCTCTGGCGCGACACCACCCAGGAGGAGCGCACCGCGATGCTGCGCGAGCAGACCGGGTGCGACACCCCGGACGCGCGGGTCACCAGCGGTCTGGTGGCCTACGTCGACGGCGAGCCGGCGGGCTGGGTCGCGGTGGAGCCGCGCACGGCCTACCCGAAGCTGCGCACGTCCCGCATCCCGTGGAAGGGGCGCGAGGAGGACAAGGACGACGGCACGACGTGGGCGGTGACCTGCTTCGTGGTCCGCAAGGGCTTCCGGGGCCGCGGCCTGACCTACCTGCTGGCCCGTGCGGCGGTCGGCTTCGCCCGTGACCGCGGCGCCCGCGCGCTGGAGGCCTACCCGATGATCACCGAGCCGGGCCGGGACGTGATCTGGGGCGAGATGCGCGTCGGCGCGCGCCAGGTGTTCGAGGAGGCCGGGTTCACGCAGGTCAGCCACCCGACCCTGCGCCGGGTCGTCATGCGGTTCGACTTCGAGCGGTGA